Within the Streptomyces sp. R41 genome, the region TCCGTGACCCGGCCCGCCGGCGAGGTCCAGCGGGCCTCCGTGGTGATCACTCCGGTGCGCAGGTCGAGGGACTGCCGGTAGCGCTCGATGCCGCGAGCGGCTCCGGCTTCCGGCCGTGTCACCGCTGCCCAGTCACCTCCCACAAGCTGCTGCTCCGTTGCGCGTACGGAGCTGAACGCGTCGTTGAACGAGCCGCTGCCATCGCTCACGTCGAGCGTCGTCCAGGCGGGCAGGGACGCCTTGCGGGACCATCCGCCGACGCGGCCGGTGTAGAAGCCGGCGACATGGAACTGGGTACGCACGGGGGCCTCGGCGAAGCCGTTGCCGGCCGCCGGCACACGCGCGGCCAGTCGGCCGTTGCCGGTGAAGGCGGGGTGGTAGTCGGTCAGCAGGTCGTCGGTGCTCAGCACCCACTCGTCGGGGGCGGTGGACGCCCCGTCGGCCGGGGCGCTCACTTGGGCCGGTCCTCCCGCCGTGCGGGCGTCCACTATTTCAGTCCTCCTGCCGTGAGACCGTCCACGATCCGCCGCTGGAAGAACAACACGGCGACGACGAGCGGCAGGGTCACCACGACCCCGGCCGCCATCTGTGTGCCGAACGGCTGGTCGTACTTGTACTGGCCGGTGAAGAGCGACACGATCACGTTCGCAGTCATCATGTGACGGTCATTCACCACACTGACCGCGATGAGGAATTCGTTCCAGGCGCAGATGAAGACGAGGATCGCCGTGGTGAAGACGCCCGGTGCGGCGAGCGGGAGCACGACCTTGCGGAACGCCTGCGCGGGTGTGCACCCGTCGACCTGCGCGGCCTTCTCCAGCTCCGCAGGCATCTGGCGGAAGAACGCGGTGAGGTTCCAGACGGCCAGCGGCAGGGCGAAGCTCATGCTCGGGACGATCATCGCCTGGTAGGTGTTGATCCATCCCGCGTCCGTGAAGAGTTCGAGCAGCGGCACCACCAGAATGATCGGCGGGAACATCGAGGCCGCGATGATCAGCGTCAGGATCAGTGTCTTGCCGCGGAACTGCAGCCGCGCCAGCGCGTATCCGGCGAAGATGGCGACGACCAGCGTGACGGCGGTGGTGACACCGGCCACGACAAGGCTGTTGACCAGGGCCCGGCCGAATCCGTTGCGCGCGTCGAAGGCCGCGGAGTAGTTGTCGAAGGAGACCGGTGCGGGCAGCGGCGCGTTGGAGAACTGGTCGGCCGGTCTGCGCAGGCTGGAGACGACCATCCAGTAGAAGGGCGCGAGGCAGTAGGCCACGACCGCCGCGATGCCGAGGCGGCGGGCCCAGGCCGTGCCGCGCCCGGCGCGCTTCGTGCCACGCCGTACGGGGGTGACCCGCCGAAGCCTCAAGATCGTCGTACTCATGTCTCGCTCCCGGTGCCCCGGCCGATCAGATCGGCCCCGAACAGCTTCACGAACGCGAGGGCGACCACGGCCACGTACAGGAACAGGACGGTCGCGTACGCGGCGGCGGTGCCGAAGCGCAGATTGGTCATCTCGTCGAAGGCGATCATCGAGAGTGTCTCGACCGAATGTTTTCGCGGCCCCACCAGGACGTACGGCAGGTCGAACATGCGCAGGACGTCCAGGAGACGGAAGAGCACGGCGACCACGAGGGCCGGGCGGACCAGGGGCAGGGTGATCCGCCAGAAGACGCGCCATGGGGAGGCGCCGTCGACGCGGGCTGCCTCGTACAGCTCGCCGGGGATGATCTGCAGTCCGGCGAGGACGAGCAGCCCGATGAACGGCGCGGTCTTCCAGGTGTCGGCGATGACCACGGAGAGCCAGGCCTGCAACCCGTCGCTGCTCCACAGCACTTGGGCGCCGAGAATCTCGTTGGCGACCCCTTGGCTGTTGAAGATCCACTTCCAGAGCATGCCGGAGATCGCGGTGGGGATGGCCCACGGCACGAGGACGGCGGCGCGGACAAGGGCCCGGCCCCGGAAGGCCCGGTGCATCACCAGGGCCATGGAGACACCGATCAGGACCTCGAGGGTGACCGAGGCCAGGGCGAACGACGTGGTGTTCCACCAGGGCCGCAGCAGCCGGTCGTCGGAGAAGACGGACGTGTAGTTCTCGGCGCCGTAGGAGGTGGCAGTCACCTTGAAACCGGTGTGCGGGTCGATTGACTCGCTGGACACCTGGAAGGACAGCCGCAGGGCCGCCACCACGGGGTATCCGATGACCAGGACGAGGACCAGCAACGTCGGTGAGAGCAGGGCCGCGGCCAGACCGGCCGTCCCGGCCCGGCGCGATGAGCGCGCGGGCCGGGACGCCACAGTTTTGCGCACCGGGGTCGGTGTCGTGACGGACACGTGGGTGGCCCCGTCTACTTCGCGGCGATGGCGGCGGAGAGGTTCTTCTGCATATCGGCCAAGGCCTCGTCGACCGACTTGGAGCCGCTCAACGCGGCCGCGGCACTCTCCTGGATGGCGGCCGTGGCATCGCCGTAGTGCACGACCACGGGCCGGGGCGTCGCCGTGTCCAGCGACTCCTTGAGTGTGGCCAGGTACGGGAACTGCTTGCGCAGCGCCGGGTCGTCATAGAGGCCGGTGTAGGGCGGAGCCGCGGAGGTGACCTTGAGGTTGGTCCTGGCGTTGGCCTCACTGGAGAAGAATTTGATGAAGTCGAGGGCGGTCGCCTTGTTCTTGGCGAACTTGCTGATGGCCAGGTCGAGTCCGCCGAGACTGGACTTGCCGGGGCCGTCGAGGCCGGGCAGCGCGGCGACGCCGAACTTCCCCGCCACCTTGCTCGACCCGTCCTTGGCATTGGCGAGAGCCCACTGGTAGGGCCACTGACGGTGGAAGAGGAGCTTGCCCGCCTGGAAGGCGCGGCGGCCGTCCTCCTCCTTGTAGGTGGAGGCCTGTTGGGGAATGGTGCCGTCCTTGAACCCGTCGGCGAGGAATTGCAGGCCCTTCTTCGCAGCCTCGGTGTCGACGGTGGCCTTGCCCTTGTCGTCGACGACGCTGCCACCGGCGGAGGCCACGGCCTCGGCGAAGTTGACGGTCAGCCCCTCGTACTTGTCGAACTGCCCGGCGTAGCAGTCGACGCCCTTGCCCTCCGGGAGCTTCCTCACCTTCACGCAGTCCTGCTTCAACTCGTCCCAGGTGGTGGGCGGCTGGGCACCGATCCGGTCGAGAAGGTCCTGGCGGTAGAAGAGCAGACCCGCATTGGTGTTGAACGGGACGGCGTACTGCTTGCCGAAGTACTCGCCGGTCTTCACGACGGACGGGATCATCCTGTCGAGCGGGAACTCCTTGGCGGGGAGCTCGTCGATCCACTGGTTGGCCGCGAACTCGGCGACCCAGATCGGGTCGAGGTTGAGCACGCTGTAAGTACCGGAC harbors:
- a CDS encoding carbohydrate ABC transporter permease, whose amino-acid sequence is MSTTILRLRRVTPVRRGTKRAGRGTAWARRLGIAAVVAYCLAPFYWMVVSSLRRPADQFSNAPLPAPVSFDNYSAAFDARNGFGRALVNSLVVAGVTTAVTLVVAIFAGYALARLQFRGKTLILTLIIAASMFPPIILVVPLLELFTDAGWINTYQAMIVPSMSFALPLAVWNLTAFFRQMPAELEKAAQVDGCTPAQAFRKVVLPLAAPGVFTTAILVFICAWNEFLIAVSVVNDRHMMTANVIVSLFTGQYKYDQPFGTQMAAGVVVTLPLVVAVLFFQRRIVDGLTAGGLK
- a CDS encoding carbohydrate ABC transporter permease; amino-acid sequence: MRKTVASRPARSSRRAGTAGLAAALLSPTLLVLVLVIGYPVVAALRLSFQVSSESIDPHTGFKVTATSYGAENYTSVFSDDRLLRPWWNTTSFALASVTLEVLIGVSMALVMHRAFRGRALVRAAVLVPWAIPTAISGMLWKWIFNSQGVANEILGAQVLWSSDGLQAWLSVVIADTWKTAPFIGLLVLAGLQIIPGELYEAARVDGASPWRVFWRITLPLVRPALVVAVLFRLLDVLRMFDLPYVLVGPRKHSVETLSMIAFDEMTNLRFGTAAAYATVLFLYVAVVALAFVKLFGADLIGRGTGSET
- a CDS encoding ABC transporter substrate-binding protein codes for the protein MSRSTQRLHLPVNNEEDTVSSSRIPVGAGQGRPKPPGARPVRRAAAVVAAVMCASVLGGCGGSDSSDTDSGGPEKSQDRGPITLATGKDTTGTLQGQLDRWNKQHPDQKVTLVELPESADQQRQQFIQNAQTKSGTYSVLNLDPIWVAEFAANQWIDELPAKEFPLDRMIPSVVKTGEYFGKQYAVPFNTNAGLLFYRQDLLDRIGAQPPTTWDELKQDCVKVRKLPEGKGVDCYAGQFDKYEGLTVNFAEAVASAGGSVVDDKGKATVDTEAAKKGLQFLADGFKDGTIPQQASTYKEEDGRRAFQAGKLLFHRQWPYQWALANAKDGSSKVAGKFGVAALPGLDGPGKSSLGGLDLAISKFAKNKATALDFIKFFSSEANARTNLKVTSAAPPYTGLYDDPALRKQFPYLATLKESLDTATPRPVVVHYGDATAAIQESAAAALSGSKSVDEALADMQKNLSAAIAAK